The uncultured Carboxylicivirga sp. genomic interval CCTGAAAAAAGAAGTAATTATGTCGGTTGATGCCGGATATTTTTTCACTTCTCCTAACTTTACAATGAGACTCAGTGGATATTACACTCGTATCAACGATGAGGTGAAGAATACAAATTTCTACCACGAGGACTTGCGAACTTTTGTTAACTATACCATGTCGGGTATAGATAAACAATACATGGGATTTGAATTAGGTGGCGAATATAAAATCTCACCAACCTGGACTGTTAACACAGCCATTGCAATGGGTGATTATACTTACGAATCAAATCCTGACGTAATTATTACTCGGGATAATAATCGCAAGGTAGAAGAAACCAACCAGGTAAGATCAAAGGGCTTTAAAATTGCAGGAACACCTCAAAACGCCTATACTGTTGGTATTAAATACAACTCACCTAAATACTGGTGGGCAGGTGTATCAGCCTCTTACTTCGATAAAATATACATGGACTTCAACCCTGTAACACGCACTGCTGATTCAAAACTTCCTTCTAATCCATATTGGAGATGGAGCCTGCAAGAAAAATTAGATGCAGCTTATACTATTGATGCTTTTGCAGGTAAGAGCTGGAGAATTAATGGTTACTACATTTCGCTTAGTGCAAATATTAATAATGTTACCAACAACCAAAGTTTTATAACCGGAGGATACGAACAATTACGTTACAACGCAGACCGTCCAGAGCTTTTTGCTCCTAAGTATTACTACTTCTACGGTCTCAACTATTTTGCAAACCTAAGTGTTAGTTTCTAAGAAATACAATCATGAAAAAACTAAATAGCAAACTACTTTTTATTACCCTACTTACAACTGTCCTTACCTGGTCGTGCGACATGAATAACGAAGATGCACCTCCATACATTGAATTTGTACCAGCACCTAACGTTAGTTCCGTTACCCATATTAAGTCATTGTATGACCAAGAAATGGAAAAATACTATCGCGATCGTGTACCGGTTGAAATTACAGAAGACATCTGTTTAAAAGGGATTATCAGTGCCGATGATAAAACATCGAACGGTAACCTTTATAAAGAAGCCTACCTGCAAGACGAAACCGGTGGTATAAAATTAGTATTTGTATCTACCGGTGGTATCTATGCCAACGACTCGGTTGTTATTAATATGAAAGGCTTATACATTGGCGATTATGGCGATTTCATCCAGATTGGTGGTATACCTTATACAGATACTAATGGCAACTTGCGTGTATCCGGAATTGACAAGTATGACTGTCTAAAACGTACCAAAATCGATGGTCAGGAATTACAACCATTATTGATTAGCATTGACCAAATTGGCGAAGAACATATGGGTATGTTAATCGAACTACAAGATGTGCAATTCAGAGATGATGAAATTGGTAAAACCTATGCTACACCAGAAACTGATGATCAAGAAGCCTCAACCGAAAACCGCATTATGACAGATTGTAATGGCAATGAAATTACAGTTCGTTCAAGTGGATATTCTTCGTTTGCAGGTGATTTATTACCACAAGGAAAAGGAAGCATTGTTGGTATACTAACTAAGTATACTTCTACATACCAATTAGTAATTCGTAATATCGACGAAGTACAATTAGATGGTAATCGTTGCGGGGATGATAATGATGTAACTCCAACTCCAATTGACATTGCATTAGGCAGTGCTGTTGAATCGATCATCGAAGATTTTGGTACACAAACATCCAATAATGACATTACCATCGATGGTTGGAACAACTTTGCCACTGTCGGGACTCGTACCTGGAGATGCAAAACCTACAATGATGAGGTATATGCTCAAGCTACAGGTTTTTCTTCAGGAGAAGCAGCTATTGAATCTTGGTTGTTGTTGCCTCCTGTTAGCAATTCGGGAAGTAAAACCATAAGTTTCCAAACAGAATATGCATATTGGGCACACGCAGATGGGAACACTCCTCTTAAATTAGTTTATTCTACCGATTTTACAGGAGGTGATCCTACTATAGCAAGCTGGACAGAGTTAAATGCAACTTTTGCTACCAATGGAGTTGACTTACAAAACACTTGGGTTAACTCAGGTTCAATTAACCTACCTGACTCAAACAATCCACTTGTAATTGCATTTGTTTATACAGGTTCAGATACAGAAAAGACATCAATGCGAATTGACAACATTATAATCAACTAATACAAATAATTTACCATGAGACTTTTAAAATTAAACATCTACATTTTGCTTTTGGCCTTTGTAGGCTTTAGCTGTAGCGAAGATCCGGATGCTCCAACTCCTCCGGGACAAGAAACACCGGATGCAACAAAAACCATCAAAGACTTAAAAGCTTTAGTTACGGGCGATGATGCGTATGAGATTCCTGCCGACTACGTTATTAAAGCAGTAGTCTTATCCAACCAAGGTGAATCAAACAACTTTTATCGTTCTTTATTCATTCAGGATGATGAGACAGCTATTAAAATTAGTTGTGAAAAAGAATCTCTTTACGAAACATTAAAACAAGGTCAGGAAGTAACATTAGTTGCAGAGGGACTATATGTTGCTAAATCGTACGACACCTATGTAATTGGTTCTGCTGCCAGCGATGATAATTACAAAGTAACCATTATTTCACCAGACAAATTAAGCAAAGTATTAATTGCTGGTGAAGAAGATCAAACATTTAAAACAACTGAAATTACAGATTTATCAAAACTTAGTGCCGACATGGTAGGCTCATGGGTTAAAATTAGTAATGTCCAAGTTGTAGAAAGTCAAATTGGTAGTGTTTTAGCCGATGGAACTACAAGTTACGGTACTGTTAATATGACTGATGCCAATGGTGTTACTTTCCAAATTAGCACAAACCAATATGCCAACTTTGCTGATTTT includes:
- a CDS encoding DUF5689 domain-containing protein: MKKLNSKLLFITLLTTVLTWSCDMNNEDAPPYIEFVPAPNVSSVTHIKSLYDQEMEKYYRDRVPVEITEDICLKGIISADDKTSNGNLYKEAYLQDETGGIKLVFVSTGGIYANDSVVINMKGLYIGDYGDFIQIGGIPYTDTNGNLRVSGIDKYDCLKRTKIDGQELQPLLISIDQIGEEHMGMLIELQDVQFRDDEIGKTYATPETDDQEASTENRIMTDCNGNEITVRSSGYSSFAGDLLPQGKGSIVGILTKYTSTYQLVIRNIDEVQLDGNRCGDDNDVTPTPIDIALGSAVESIIEDFGTQTSNNDITIDGWNNFATVGTRTWRCKTYNDEVYAQATGFSSGEAAIESWLLLPPVSNSGSKTISFQTEYAYWAHADGNTPLKLVYSTDFTGGDPTIASWTELNATFATNGVDLQNTWVNSGSINLPDSNNPLVIAFVYTGSDTEKTSMRIDNIIIN